The Desulfovibrio aminophilus nucleotide sequence CCACAATATCCCGCCCAAGCCCGCCTATCTGCGGGCCAAGGTGTCCAGGAAGCTGGCCGTTCTGGGAGCCATCGCCCTCAAGAACGCCGTGTATGTGCTCCCGGACGAACCCCGTCACCGGGAGGATCTGGACTGGCTCGTCCGGGAGATTGAGCACGGCGGAGGCAAGGCCTTCACCATGAGCGCCGATCTGGTGAGCGGCTTGGAGGACGCCCAGGTTCGCGCGCTCTTTCAGGCGGCCAGGGAGGAGGACTACGCGGAACTGGTCCTGCGGGCCAAGGAGGCCTTGGAGGCCTTCAGGAGCATGGACGAGGAGCAGGCTCGGGCGGCCCTGGCGGACCTGCAGCAGCGCAAGCAGGCCGTGGGGGCCATCGACTTTTTCGGAGCGCCCAGCCGCGAGGGGCTGGAAGGACTGCTGGCGTCCATGGACGCCCGGCTCCGTGAGCGCCAGGAACGGCACACCCTGGCGGCCGGCAGGGTCTCGGAGTCCGTGGAGAGCTTTCGGAGCAAGGTCTGGGTCACCCGGGCCGGGGTGCATGTGGACCGCATGGCCAGCGCCTGGCTTGTCCTGCGTTTCATCGACGCCGAGGCCCGTTTCCGCTTCGTGGACGTTCCGGCTCATGAGCCGGAACCCGGCGAGGTGACATTCGACATGCGCCGGGCGGACTTCACCCACGAGGACGACCGTTGCACCTTCGAAACCCTCATCCGGCGGCTTGGTCTGCGGGACGCGGCCTTGGACCGCCTCGGGGAGATGGTCCACGACATTGATCTCAAGGAGGACCGCTACGGCCACCCGGAAACACGTGGTTTGGCCGTGTCCCTCTCGGGTGTGGCCCTGCGGCATCCCGAGGATCTGGACCGCATCCGCGTCGGTTGCGTGGTGCTGGACGCTCTGTACGAAGGCCTTCGCCTCCACGGCGGCGGAATCTGAACCCTTCCGCCCGCGGCCACGGTCCGGCGACGGAGACGAGGCCTCACTCTCGTCCCGTCAGGACGCCATTGGTCGGCTGGAGCGCACTTGCCGACGGCTGCCGGGTGGGTCCGGCGTTGTGCTTGGGGGTGGAATGGTTCGTGGGGGAAGGCCACGACGTTGGTTGACGGCCAT carries:
- a CDS encoding chromate resistance protein ChrB domain-containing protein, with protein sequence MPDEPSWLLLIHNIPPKPAYLRAKVSRKLAVLGAIALKNAVYVLPDEPRHREDLDWLVREIEHGGGKAFTMSADLVSGLEDAQVRALFQAAREEDYAELVLRAKEALEAFRSMDEEQARAALADLQQRKQAVGAIDFFGAPSREGLEGLLASMDARLRERQERHTLAAGRVSESVESFRSKVWVTRAGVHVDRMASAWLVLRFIDAEARFRFVDVPAHEPEPGEVTFDMRRADFTHEDDRCTFETLIRRLGLRDAALDRLGEMVHDIDLKEDRYGHPETRGLAVSLSGVALRHPEDLDRIRVGCVVLDALYEGLRLHGGGI